In Candidatus Methylomirabilis limnetica, the following proteins share a genomic window:
- the atpA gene encoding F0F1 ATP synthase subunit alpha, with amino-acid sequence MAQIKAEEISEIIKQQLAGYEALVDVAEVGTVIEGGDGIARIYGLEKAMAGELLEFPHEIFGLVLNLEEDNVGAVLLGEAEAIKEGDQVKRTGRIASVPVGEALIGRVVNALGQPIDGKGPIDASEYRPIERLAPGVVDRLPVKQALQTGIKAIDAMIPIGRGQRELIIGDRQTGKTAIAVDAIINQKGKDVFCVYVAVGQKRSTVAQVVKTLEECGAMDYTIVVAATASELAPLQYIAPYAGCAMGEYFRDSGRHALCVYDDLSKHAQAYRQLSLLLRRPPGREAYPGDVFYLHSRLLERAAKLNDELGGGSLTALPIIETQLGDVSAYIPTNVISITDGQIYLENDLFFAGIRPAINVGLSVSRVGGSAQIKAMRQVAGKLRLDLAQYREMAAFAQFGSELDKATQAQINRGARMVEVLKQGQYSPLEVERQVLIIYAGTAGHLDELPVEAVSQFEGALYKSVEGRYPGILPEIREKRELSDALRAQMDQAITECKAEFLAARKAA; translated from the coding sequence ATGGCGCAAATTAAAGCGGAAGAGATTAGCGAAATTATCAAGCAACAACTGGCCGGGTACGAGGCGCTTGTTGATGTGGCGGAGGTCGGCACCGTCATCGAGGGGGGCGACGGAATCGCTCGCATCTACGGCCTGGAGAAGGCCATGGCTGGCGAGCTTCTGGAGTTTCCGCACGAGATCTTTGGTCTGGTGCTGAATCTTGAGGAGGACAACGTCGGCGCGGTCCTGCTCGGTGAGGCCGAGGCGATCAAAGAGGGCGATCAGGTGAAAAGGACGGGCCGGATCGCCTCCGTGCCAGTGGGTGAAGCGCTGATAGGAAGGGTCGTGAACGCCCTCGGCCAGCCGATCGACGGGAAGGGGCCAATCGACGCAAGCGAGTATCGGCCCATCGAGCGGTTAGCGCCGGGCGTGGTGGATCGCCTACCGGTCAAGCAGGCGCTCCAGACAGGCATCAAGGCGATCGATGCCATGATCCCGATCGGCCGTGGCCAGCGCGAGCTGATCATTGGCGATCGACAGACCGGCAAGACCGCCATTGCCGTTGACGCGATCATCAATCAGAAAGGCAAGGATGTCTTCTGCGTCTATGTTGCCGTCGGTCAGAAGCGCTCCACGGTGGCCCAGGTGGTCAAGACGCTGGAGGAGTGCGGGGCCATGGACTACACCATTGTCGTCGCGGCCACCGCCTCAGAACTTGCGCCGCTCCAGTATATCGCCCCCTACGCCGGCTGTGCCATGGGCGAGTACTTCCGCGACTCGGGTCGTCACGCCCTTTGCGTATACGACGACCTGTCCAAGCATGCGCAGGCCTACCGGCAACTCTCGCTGCTGCTGCGCAGGCCGCCAGGCCGAGAGGCCTATCCGGGCGACGTCTTCTACTTGCATTCGCGCCTCCTGGAGCGAGCGGCCAAGTTGAATGACGAGCTCGGCGGCGGGTCGCTGACGGCGTTGCCGATCATCGAGACTCAGCTCGGCGACGTCTCGGCCTACATCCCGACCAACGTGATCTCCATCACCGATGGGCAGATCTATTTGGAAAACGACCTGTTCTTTGCCGGCATTCGGCCGGCGATCAACGTTGGCCTGTCGGTCTCCAGGGTCGGCGGGTCGGCGCAAATCAAGGCGATGCGGCAGGTAGCGGGCAAGCTTCGGTTAGACTTGGCGCAGTATCGAGAGATGGCCGCGTTTGCTCAATTTGGGAGTGAACTCGACAAGGCGACCCAGGCTCAGATCAATCGCGGTGCGCGAATGGTCGAGGTGTTGAAGCAGGGGCAGTACTCGCCCCTTGAGGTCGAACGACAGGTGCTAATCATCTATGCGGGGACGGCCGGCCACCTGGACGAGCTTCCCGTCGAAGCGGTGTCTCAATTCGAGGGGGCATTGTACAAATCTGTCGAAGGGCGGTATCCAGGCATCTTGCCTGAGATCAGGGAGAAGCGCGAGCTCAGCGATGCCCTCCGCGCCCAGATGGACCAGGCGATCACCGAGTGCAAGGCTGAGTTCCTGGCAGCCCGAAAGGCAGCATAA
- a CDS encoding four helix bundle protein translates to MATFQRLEDIEVWQKARELTREVYTISGHGSFAKDFALRDQIRRASVSIMSNIAEGFERSGTAEFVQFLAVAKGSAGEVVSQIYVAGDQGYIDPDQRGQLLAMADEISRMIGGLMTYLRKSGIRGAKYKLTRNPKPETRNSQ, encoded by the coding sequence ATGGCCACTTTCCAACGCCTTGAGGACATCGAGGTATGGCAGAAAGCGCGGGAACTGACGCGCGAGGTCTACACGATTTCAGGTCACGGTTCGTTTGCCAAAGACTTTGCGTTGCGCGACCAGATTCGAAGGGCCAGTGTTTCGATTATGTCCAACATCGCCGAAGGTTTCGAAAGAAGCGGGACAGCCGAATTTGTGCAGTTCCTTGCAGTGGCGAAAGGCTCGGCAGGTGAGGTCGTCTCGCAAATCTATGTAGCGGGAGATCAGGGGTATATCGACCCGGACCAGCGTGGTCAATTGCTAGCCATGGCCGACGAGATCAGTCGGATGATCGGTGGGTTGATGACGTACCTGCGCAAGTCGGGAATCAGAGGTGCGAAGTATAAATTGACCCGAAACCCGAAACCCGAAACCCGAAACTCTCAGTGA
- the atpG gene encoding ATP synthase F1 subunit gamma — MATLRDIKRRITSVKSTQQITKAMKLVAAAKLRRAQERILEARPYAFKMQEVLASLALRADPQYHPLLRRRETSRKIVVVIASDKGLCGGFNSNIMRRSLEMLRGTADEVTVTLVVVGRKARDFYRRRPYAIRSEQIGFFDRLAYDHAAALGQELANAYVAEEADEIHLIYNEFKSVATQRVVVERLLPIEPLQASEELAAVDFIYEPSPQAILEGLLPKHVEVQVYRALMESLAGEYGARMTAMDAASRNATEMIDLLTLQFNKARQERITRELLEVVGGAEALRQARG; from the coding sequence ATGGCCACACTACGAGACATTAAGCGGCGCATTACATCGGTCAAGAGCACGCAGCAGATCACCAAGGCGATGAAGCTGGTGGCGGCGGCAAAGCTGCGCCGAGCCCAGGAGCGCATCCTGGAGGCCCGCCCCTATGCGTTCAAGATGCAGGAAGTGCTGGCCAGCTTGGCGCTGAGAGCTGACCCCCAGTATCATCCGTTGCTCCGCAGACGCGAAACCAGCAGGAAGATCGTGGTGGTCATCGCGTCCGATAAGGGGCTCTGCGGGGGGTTTAATAGCAACATCATGCGCCGATCCCTGGAGATGCTTCGGGGAACGGCTGACGAGGTGACCGTCACCCTGGTGGTGGTTGGACGCAAGGCGCGCGATTTCTATCGGCGACGTCCCTACGCCATTCGATCGGAACAGATCGGCTTCTTCGATCGGCTGGCGTACGACCATGCGGCCGCTTTGGGCCAAGAGCTGGCGAACGCCTACGTGGCTGAAGAGGCGGACGAGATCCATCTGATCTATAATGAGTTCAAGTCGGTCGCGACCCAGCGGGTCGTCGTGGAGCGGCTACTACCCATCGAGCCGCTGCAGGCTTCAGAGGAGCTTGCCGCCGTCGATTTTATCTACGAGCCCTCGCCGCAGGCGATCCTGGAGGGGCTGTTGCCCAAACACGTCGAGGTGCAGGTGTACAGAGCGCTCATGGAATCGCTGGCCGGTGAGTACGGCGCCCGGATGACCGCCATGGATGCGGCGAGCAGGAACGCCACGGAGATGATCGACCTGCTTACGTTGCAGTTCAACAAGGCGCGGCAGGAACGAATTACCAGAGAGCTGCTCGAGGTGGTCGGAGGGGCCGAAGCGCTACGACAGGCGCGTGGGTAA
- the atpD gene encoding F0F1 ATP synthase subunit beta encodes MSAGKIVQVIGPVVDVEFEPGTLPAIYNALEVKGEQAKDIFSYSERLVLEVAQHLGEGRVRTIALSSTDGLVRGMPVVDTGAPITVPVGRATLGRIINVIGEPVDKMGPVDAKAHYPIHRPAPAFDEQVTKVEILETGIKVIDLLEPYTKGGKTGLFGGAGVGKTVVIMELIRNIAMEHGGISVFAGVGERTREGNDLWLEMKESGVIEKTALIYGQMTEPPGSRLRVGLTGLTVAEYFRDEEKQDVLLFIDNIFRFTQAGSEVSALLGRMPSAVGYQPTLGTEMGELQERITSTKTGSITSVQAIYVPADDITDPAPATAFAHLDATTVLSRQLTELGIYPAVDPLASTSRILDPRIVGEEHYAMARAIQKILQRYKELQDIIAILGMDELSEEDKLVVARARKVQRFLSQPFFVAEQFTGQPGRYVKLKDSVQGFKELIEGKVDDLPEQAFYMVGTLDEAREKAEKLAGHK; translated from the coding sequence ATGAGCGCAGGAAAGATCGTGCAGGTCATCGGGCCCGTTGTCGATGTCGAGTTTGAACCGGGAACATTACCGGCCATCTACAACGCCCTTGAGGTCAAGGGCGAGCAGGCCAAGGATATCTTTTCTTACAGCGAGCGCCTGGTCCTGGAGGTGGCCCAACACCTGGGAGAGGGCCGCGTCCGAACCATCGCCCTCTCCTCGACCGACGGGCTTGTCCGGGGGATGCCGGTAGTCGACACCGGCGCGCCGATCACCGTTCCGGTGGGCCGAGCCACCCTCGGTCGGATCATCAACGTCATCGGGGAGCCGGTGGATAAGATGGGGCCGGTGGACGCGAAGGCGCACTACCCGATCCATCGCCCCGCCCCAGCCTTCGACGAACAGGTGACGAAGGTCGAGATCCTGGAGACCGGTATTAAGGTCATCGATCTGCTGGAGCCGTACACCAAGGGCGGCAAGACCGGCCTCTTCGGTGGTGCCGGCGTCGGCAAGACCGTCGTCATCATGGAGCTTATCCGCAACATTGCCATGGAGCATGGCGGCATCTCGGTCTTCGCGGGGGTGGGCGAGCGGACCCGCGAAGGAAACGACCTCTGGCTGGAGATGAAGGAGTCCGGGGTTATTGAGAAGACCGCCCTGATCTATGGCCAGATGACCGAGCCGCCAGGGTCGCGTCTGCGGGTCGGGCTCACCGGGTTGACCGTTGCCGAATACTTCAGGGATGAGGAGAAGCAGGATGTGCTGCTCTTCATTGACAATATCTTCCGCTTCACGCAGGCCGGATCCGAGGTCTCGGCGCTACTGGGCCGGATGCCCTCAGCCGTCGGCTACCAACCGACGCTTGGGACGGAGATGGGCGAGCTGCAGGAGCGGATCACCTCGACCAAAACCGGCTCCATTACCTCCGTCCAGGCGATCTACGTACCGGCCGACGACATCACCGACCCTGCGCCGGCGACGGCCTTTGCCCATCTGGATGCAACGACGGTCCTCTCCAGACAGCTCACCGAGTTGGGGATCTATCCTGCAGTTGATCCGCTGGCCTCCACCTCGCGCATCCTCGACCCCCGTATCGTGGGGGAAGAGCATTACGCCATGGCCAGAGCGATACAGAAGATCCTTCAGCGATATAAGGAGCTCCAGGACATCATTGCTATCCTGGGGATGGACGAGCTGTCAGAGGAGGATAAGCTTGTGGTGGCGCGCGCGCGAAAGGTCCAGCGTTTCCTCTCCCAGCCCTTCTTCGTGGCGGAGCAGTTCACCGGCCAACCCGGCCGCTACGTCAAGTTGAAGGACTCTGTCCAAGGATTTAAGGAGCTGATTGAGGGGAAGGTGGACGATTTGCCGGAGCAGGCCTTCTACATGGTCGGGACTCTCGACGAGGCCCGGGAGAAAGCAGAGAAGCTCGCGGGGCACAAGTAA
- a CDS encoding F0F1 ATP synthase subunit epsilon, translating into MAERHKQTFRLEVVTPQRLIISEEVEELVAPGQEGHFGVWPGHIPFMATLKIGELSYKKGQQERFLAVNCGYAEVRSDKAIILVETAERPEEIDIARAEQAKVRAEERLRSLSDDTIDHTRARAALDRALARIAVAARVRA; encoded by the coding sequence ATGGCAGAGCGGCATAAGCAAACTTTCAGGCTTGAGGTGGTGACGCCTCAGCGGCTGATCATCAGCGAAGAGGTCGAAGAGCTGGTGGCCCCCGGACAAGAGGGGCATTTCGGCGTGTGGCCCGGCCACATCCCCTTTATGGCGACGCTGAAGATTGGGGAGCTTTCCTATAAGAAGGGGCAGCAGGAGAGGTTTCTTGCCGTCAACTGCGGGTATGCCGAGGTTCGTTCCGACAAGGCGATCATCCTGGTGGAGACGGCAGAGCGACCGGAAGAGATCGACATAGCCAGGGCCGAACAGGCAAAGGTGAGGGCAGAGGAGCGGCTGCGCAGCCTCAGCGACGACACCATCGATCATACCAGGGCCCGGGCTGCCTTGGACCGGGCGCTCGCCAGAATAGCGGTCGCCGCCAGGGTAAGGGCATGA
- the aroF gene encoding 3-deoxy-7-phosphoheptulonate synthase codes for MIIVMKTGAPESQIREVIQRVEALGYQAHVIQGTQRTVIGAIGDERSKDRLQSLELMAGVETVLPILQPFKLASREVKGGKSVVKVGDLEIGGQAVVVMAGPCSVESEAQMLQTAQAVKAAGAKVLRGGAFKPRTSPYAFQGMAEEGLKLLDVARSATGLKIVTEVVNPADAELVAEYADILQIGARNVQNFALLKRVGEVGKPVLLKRGIATTIKEYLMAAEYILAEGNYNVILCERGIRTFETSTRFTLDLNAIPVLSKLTHLPVFVDPSHGTGHWEYVSPMAKAAIACGADGLIIEVHPNPEEAQSDGLQSLKLEKFQQLMDELRPVAEAVGRRL; via the coding sequence ATGATTATCGTGATGAAAACGGGAGCTCCCGAGAGCCAGATCCGAGAAGTCATTCAGCGTGTAGAGGCGCTCGGATACCAGGCCCATGTCATTCAGGGTACACAGCGAACGGTCATAGGGGCCATTGGGGACGAGCGGAGCAAGGACCGCCTGCAATCGCTGGAGTTGATGGCAGGGGTGGAAACCGTACTCCCGATCCTGCAGCCGTTCAAGTTGGCGAGCCGGGAAGTCAAGGGCGGTAAGAGTGTTGTCAAGGTCGGCGATCTGGAGATCGGCGGACAGGCTGTTGTAGTTATGGCTGGCCCGTGCTCCGTAGAAAGCGAGGCCCAGATGCTACAGACCGCCCAGGCGGTCAAGGCGGCTGGAGCGAAGGTGCTCCGTGGGGGGGCCTTCAAGCCGCGCACCTCGCCCTATGCCTTTCAAGGCATGGCAGAGGAGGGGCTCAAGCTTCTGGATGTCGCGAGGTCGGCAACCGGCCTGAAGATCGTGACCGAGGTGGTCAATCCCGCAGACGCCGAGCTGGTGGCGGAGTATGCCGACATCCTGCAGATTGGCGCCAGGAACGTCCAGAACTTCGCCCTACTGAAGAGGGTCGGCGAGGTCGGTAAGCCGGTCCTGCTCAAGCGGGGGATAGCGACCACGATCAAGGAGTACCTGATGGCGGCCGAATACATCCTTGCCGAGGGGAACTATAATGTGATCCTCTGCGAGCGCGGGATTCGGACCTTCGAAACCAGCACGCGCTTTACCCTCGATCTGAATGCGATCCCGGTACTCAGCAAACTGACCCATCTGCCGGTGTTTGTGGACCCCAGTCACGGCACCGGCCACTGGGAGTACGTGTCGCCGATGGCGAAGGCAGCGATCGCCTGCGGGGCCGACGGACTCATCATCGAAGTCCACCCGAACCCCGAGGAAGCCCAATCGGACGGCTTGCAGTCGCTGAAACTCGAGAAGTTCCAGCAGCTCATGGACGAGCTACGCCCCGTTGCCGAGGCCGTAGGCCGCCGGCTGTAG
- a CDS encoding RidA family protein has protein sequence MLREAISTERAPQAIGPYEQAIKWGGLLFTSGQIALDPVTGTLIDGDISAQTRQVLENLKAVLEAGGSSLNHVIKATVYLTDLNSFAKMNEVYAEYLGNVKPARSTVGVASLPRGASVEIDLVAITL, from the coding sequence ATGTTACGTGAAGCGATTAGCACTGAACGCGCACCACAGGCGATCGGACCCTACGAGCAGGCCATAAAGTGGGGTGGCCTGCTTTTCACTTCAGGGCAGATCGCGCTTGATCCGGTTACCGGGACGCTGATCGACGGCGACATCTCGGCTCAGACCCGGCAGGTTCTAGAAAATCTCAAGGCGGTCCTGGAGGCCGGGGGCAGTTCCCTTAATCATGTGATCAAGGCGACTGTTTATCTCACCGATCTGAACAGCTTTGCAAAGATGAACGAGGTCTACGCCGAGTACCTGGGCAACGTCAAACCCGCCCGCTCCACGGTCGGCGTGGCTAGCCTCCCCCGTGGCGCCAGCGTCGAAATCGACCTGGTGGCAATCACACTGTAA
- the uvrC gene encoding excinuclease ABC subunit UvrC, with protein sequence MQQIDVLQEKVRGLPDAPGVYLFRDGRGHVLYIGKALSLKKRVSSYFTEAPDVPERSQIRIMMEQVADLEFIITANELEALILESNLIKSHKPRYNIALKDDKHYPFLKLDLKEPFPWVQVVRRIKDDGALYYGPYVPTTAMWDVLALVNKTIPLRKCRSIEGRRLCLEYHLGRCAGPCEGLIDGPAYGELVDQARLLLEGKDQDLTQRLAKQMRQAAEALQFEQAAKYRDQIASLRQVFERQRIISPRGENQDIFGLAAEGGEAQIQLFLIRRGRLIGRETFTFELKAETAGDLLSSLIKQFYLGARDIPQEILLSHPLEDAPLITAWLDSRANRRVQLLVPRRGRKVRLVQLAMTNAQEALALSLRSSQSRAQALKELQEVLDLPAPPRRIEAYDISNISGTLAVGSQVVWEDGKPKKSAYKRYKIKTVQGPDDFAMLAEVVRRRLNKAEEMPLPDLILLDGGRGQLNAALGVVRELGLHSLPMVSLAKEEELVFQPSRSTPIALPERSRARQLLQQIRDESHRFAITYHRALRGKSAIRSLLDDVPGIGAKRRRALLTQFGSLRRLREASIEELRHAAGISESLATTIHDVVGAVSV encoded by the coding sequence ATGCAGCAGATCGATGTGCTTCAAGAAAAGGTGCGGGGTCTTCCGGATGCGCCGGGCGTCTATCTGTTTCGTGACGGGCGAGGCCATGTGCTGTACATCGGTAAGGCCCTATCGCTGAAGAAGCGCGTCTCCTCCTACTTCACGGAGGCGCCGGACGTACCAGAGCGGTCCCAGATCCGGATCATGATGGAGCAGGTTGCCGATCTGGAGTTCATCATAACGGCAAATGAGCTGGAGGCTCTCATCCTGGAAAGCAACCTGATTAAGAGTCACAAGCCCCGCTACAATATTGCCCTGAAGGATGACAAACATTACCCCTTCCTCAAGCTCGACCTGAAAGAGCCGTTCCCCTGGGTGCAGGTGGTCCGACGGATCAAGGACGATGGCGCGCTCTATTACGGACCGTATGTCCCGACGACCGCGATGTGGGACGTGCTGGCCCTCGTGAATAAGACGATCCCCCTCCGGAAGTGCCGGTCAATCGAGGGCCGACGGCTCTGCCTCGAATATCACCTGGGCCGCTGCGCGGGTCCGTGCGAGGGGCTGATCGATGGGCCCGCGTACGGCGAGCTGGTGGATCAGGCACGACTGCTGCTGGAGGGAAAGGATCAGGACCTGACACAACGACTTGCCAAGCAGATGCGTCAGGCTGCCGAGGCGCTTCAGTTCGAACAGGCGGCGAAATACCGCGACCAGATCGCCTCGCTGCGCCAGGTGTTCGAGCGCCAGCGGATCATCTCGCCACGGGGCGAGAATCAGGATATCTTTGGCCTCGCAGCGGAAGGGGGGGAGGCCCAGATCCAGCTCTTCCTGATCAGGCGAGGCAGACTAATCGGCCGCGAAACCTTTACCTTTGAGCTGAAAGCCGAGACCGCTGGTGACCTTTTGTCCTCGTTGATCAAACAATTCTACCTCGGCGCACGGGACATCCCTCAGGAGATCCTGCTGTCTCACCCTCTGGAAGACGCCCCGCTTATTACGGCGTGGCTCGACTCCAGAGCGAATCGCCGCGTGCAGTTGCTGGTCCCACGGCGCGGGCGTAAGGTGCGGCTCGTCCAGTTGGCGATGACAAATGCGCAGGAGGCCCTTGCGCTGTCGCTCCGATCCTCGCAGAGTCGCGCGCAAGCCCTGAAGGAGCTGCAGGAGGTGCTGGATCTCCCGGCCCCGCCCAGGCGGATCGAGGCCTACGACATCTCGAACATCTCGGGAACGCTGGCGGTCGGCTCCCAGGTGGTCTGGGAGGATGGCAAGCCAAAGAAATCGGCTTACAAGCGCTACAAGATCAAGACGGTACAGGGGCCGGATGACTTCGCCATGCTGGCCGAAGTGGTGCGGCGGCGGCTGAACAAGGCGGAGGAGATGCCGCTCCCCGACCTCATCCTTCTTGACGGCGGCCGCGGTCAGCTCAACGCCGCGCTCGGCGTAGTGAGGGAGCTGGGGCTGCATTCGCTTCCGATGGTGAGCCTGGCAAAGGAGGAGGAGTTGGTCTTTCAGCCGTCCAGGTCCACACCGATCGCACTCCCGGAACGGTCCAGGGCCAGGCAACTGCTTCAGCAGATCCGCGACGAGTCGCATCGGTTTGCCATCACCTACCACCGGGCGCTGAGGGGCAAGTCGGCGATCCGCTCGTTACTGGACGATGTCCCCGGGATCGGGGCCAAGCGCAGGCGCGCGCTACTCACCCAATTCGGGAGCCTTCGTCGCCTGCGCGAGGCCAGCATCGAGGAGCTGCGGCACGCCGCCGGGATCTCCGAGTCGCTGGCCACAACCATTCATGATGTCGTCGGTGCCGTGAGCGTGTAG
- the typA gene encoding translational GTPase TypA — MSQQRTDLRNLAIIAHVDHGKTTLVDAMLKQSHIFRDNQVMVERVMDSNPLERERGITILAKNTAVTYGKVKINIVDTPGHADFGGEVERVLNMVDGVLLLVDAVEGPMPQTRFVLRKALELHHKVVVVVNKIDRANARIDYATNATFDLFIELGATEDQTDFPIVYTDGLRGFAGLSPTSLAPDLQPLFETILSSLPPPMVERDGPTQMLVNLLAYDDYKGRIAIGRLYAGRLRRAQEVIRIAKDGTCYPGKIAQLFVHQGLDRIEVEEAEAGEIVAVTGLAEIGIGETIADKDNPIALPPLLVDEPTVQMTFSVNTSPFAGREGKWSSSRSLRERLFKELEHNVSLRVYDTETPDSFLVAGRGELHLVVVIETMRREGYELQVSRPEVIFQTDLQSGERLEPFERVSIEVPEEQSGLVMEMLGVRRGRLQDMRIGDQGFVHYEFIVPTRGLLGFRQAFLTATRGTGLLNSLFHAYEPMVGEIRGRDRGSLVAWEAGISTSYGLASAEASGILFIGPGTEAYEGMIVGEAAKERDLEVNVAKKKHLTNMRASTSDISVRLTPPRQMSLDNCVEYLSEDELLEVTPKSLRLRKKVLDRHGRKRVKVAGR, encoded by the coding sequence ATGTCACAGCAGCGTACCGATCTCAGGAATCTGGCCATCATCGCGCATGTGGACCATGGCAAGACAACGCTCGTGGACGCCATGCTGAAGCAGAGCCATATCTTCAGGGACAACCAGGTGATGGTTGAACGGGTTATGGACTCTAACCCTCTGGAACGAGAGCGCGGCATCACCATCCTGGCCAAGAATACCGCCGTCACCTATGGGAAAGTGAAAATCAACATCGTGGACACGCCAGGGCATGCCGACTTCGGGGGCGAGGTCGAGCGGGTCCTGAACATGGTGGATGGGGTGTTGCTGCTGGTGGATGCCGTGGAGGGGCCGATGCCCCAGACCCGGTTCGTTCTGCGCAAGGCCCTGGAGCTCCATCATAAGGTTGTGGTGGTTGTCAACAAGATCGACCGTGCGAACGCCCGAATCGACTACGCGACCAACGCGACTTTCGATCTCTTCATCGAACTTGGCGCAACAGAAGACCAGACGGATTTCCCGATCGTCTATACGGACGGCCTCCGTGGTTTCGCTGGGCTTTCTCCAACCTCACTGGCCCCTGACCTGCAGCCCCTGTTCGAGACCATCCTCAGCTCCCTACCTCCCCCCATGGTCGAGCGGGATGGTCCCACGCAGATGCTGGTCAACCTCCTGGCCTATGATGATTATAAGGGCCGGATCGCCATCGGCCGCCTGTACGCCGGCCGTCTGCGCCGAGCTCAGGAGGTCATCCGGATCGCGAAGGATGGAACTTGCTACCCCGGTAAGATAGCTCAGCTCTTTGTGCATCAGGGGTTGGACCGAATCGAGGTCGAGGAGGCGGAGGCGGGTGAAATTGTGGCGGTGACTGGCCTTGCGGAGATTGGGATCGGGGAGACGATTGCCGACAAGGATAACCCTATTGCCCTTCCCCCGCTCCTGGTAGACGAGCCGACTGTACAGATGACCTTCAGCGTGAATACCAGCCCCTTTGCGGGACGGGAGGGGAAGTGGAGCTCTAGCCGCAGCCTCCGCGAACGCCTGTTTAAGGAGCTCGAGCACAATGTCAGCCTGAGAGTCTATGACACAGAGACCCCCGATAGCTTCCTGGTGGCTGGACGCGGCGAGCTACATCTGGTCGTCGTGATCGAGACGATGCGGCGCGAGGGGTATGAACTGCAGGTCTCGAGACCCGAGGTCATCTTTCAGACCGATTTGCAGAGCGGAGAGCGGTTGGAGCCGTTCGAACGGGTCAGCATCGAGGTACCGGAGGAGCAGTCCGGGTTGGTGATGGAGATGTTGGGGGTGCGGCGAGGGCGTCTGCAGGATATGCGTATTGGTGACCAGGGCTTCGTCCACTATGAGTTCATTGTCCCCACGCGAGGGTTGCTGGGATTTCGGCAGGCGTTCCTGACCGCGACGCGCGGGACCGGGCTGCTCAACAGCCTGTTTCACGCCTATGAACCCATGGTTGGCGAGATCCGCGGGCGTGACCGCGGGTCGCTGGTCGCGTGGGAGGCGGGGATCTCCACGTCTTACGGCCTGGCGAGTGCGGAGGCGAGCGGGATCCTCTTCATCGGACCAGGGACCGAGGCGTATGAAGGAATGATCGTCGGCGAGGCGGCAAAAGAACGAGACTTAGAGGTCAATGTCGCGAAGAAGAAGCACCTGACGAACATGCGAGCCTCGACCTCCGATATTTCCGTGCGCCTGACACCGCCACGCCAGATGAGTCTCGACAATTGCGTCGAGTATCTGTCCGAGGACGAACTGCTGGAGGTCACACCGAAGAGTCTACGGCTACGCAAGAAGGTATTAGATAGGCATGGTAGAAAGCGGGTGAAAGTCGCGGGTCGATGA
- a CDS encoding FKBP-type peptidyl-prolyl cis-trans isomerase → MKGTRYVSTLTTTLVMILALTASLSGCSPGSGSSTVPPETAPVKATKTGDLAIENGSTVKLEYALTDDKGTLLDTNKGKEPLAYTHGQGQIIPGLEKALIGLRTGDAKHVVIRPEEAYGPIRPEAVVEVPKERIPEKLQTVGAHLVAQRKDGQPMQAFVKEVKEKTVVLDTNHPLAGKILTFDVTIVGVEAAQEKK, encoded by the coding sequence ATGAAGGGGACCCGATACGTATCGACGCTTACGACTACCCTGGTGATGATCCTTGCCCTGACGGCGAGTCTTTCAGGATGCAGCCCAGGTTCAGGCAGCTCGACCGTGCCGCCCGAAACGGCGCCGGTTAAGGCCACCAAGACTGGCGATCTCGCGATTGAGAACGGCTCCACCGTGAAGCTGGAGTACGCGCTGACCGATGACAAGGGCACACTCCTGGATACCAACAAGGGGAAGGAGCCCTTGGCGTACACCCACGGGCAGGGGCAGATCATCCCAGGGCTGGAGAAGGCGCTAATCGGCCTGCGCACAGGTGACGCGAAGCACGTTGTGATCCGACCCGAAGAGGCCTACGGACCGATCAGGCCCGAAGCCGTCGTCGAGGTTCCCAAAGAACGAATTCCGGAGAAATTACAGACAGTCGGGGCCCATCTTGTGGCCCAACGTAAGGACGGGCAACCCATGCAGGCCTTCGTAAAAGAGGTCAAGGAGAAGACGGTCGTCCTGGACACCAATCACCCCCTGGCGGGCAAGATCCTGACCTTCGACGTCACGATCGTCGGCGTCGAGGCTGCGCAAGAGAAGAAGTAA
- a CDS encoding DUF4160 domain-containing protein encodes MHVHVHCGRGEAKFWLEPKIELAQNCGMIARQLRTAQTLIEEHSDEICNAWQKHFRH; translated from the coding sequence ATGCACGTTCATGTTCATTGTGGACGTGGGGAGGCGAAGTTCTGGCTGGAACCGAAGATCGAACTGGCGCAGAATTGTGGTATGATCGCCAGGCAACTCAGGACGGCGCAAACGCTCATCGAGGAGCACAGCGATGAAATCTGCAACGCTTGGCAAAAACACTTCAGGCACTGA